The genomic DNA GCCCGCAGCGCGCGCACCACCGGCAACAGCCTGCTGCTTTGCATGGCCGCGTCCGCGCGACCCGCGTTCGCGAGCGTGGATTCCGCGCCCACGTCCACGAGGTCCGCGCCCTGTGCCGCGAGCACCCGGCCGCGCTCGATGGCGGCGTCCGAGGACAAGCAGACGCTCTCGCGATACCACGAGTCGGCGGACAGGTTGACGACGCCCATGATGGACTTGCGCGAATTGAAGGCGAAGTGCCGGCCGCCGATGGCGAACTCCTGCACCCGGGCGGAAGCATCCGCGCGGTGCGAATCCAGCAACTCGGCGAGGTGTTCGAGCGTGAGCACGGCGTGAGCGTGCCGAAGGCGAGTGCGCACGGCAACGGGCAAGTGCAGCGGGATTCGCGCGTCGAGTCGCAGAAGCAGGCACCCACACCGCTGTCATCAGGCACGGGTCCAGAACCCGGCGCGCCCCAGCCACGCTTGACCGACCATGGCCCGCGACGCATTCTCCGCGCGCTTTCGAACATGGCCCTGACTCCCGACACGATCAACGAATTGCGCGGCTGCGTTGGCGCTGAATCGGTGCTGAGTTCCAAGGAAGACCTGATTCCCTACGCTTTCGACGGCACGGCGGCGCTCTCGCAGATGCCCGGTTGCGTGGTGTTCGCCGCAAACGGCCGGCAGGTGGCCGACGTGCTCAAACTTGCGAACGACCGCCGCATCCCCGTGGTCACGCGCGGCTCCGGCACCGGACTCAGCGGCGGGAGCCTGCCGTCTCCGGATTGCCTCGTGCTGTGCACGGTGAAGATGAACCGCATCCTTGAGGTGGACCGCGCCAACCTCACGATGCTGGTCGAACCCGGCGTCACCACGCTCGCCGTCGCCGACGCCGCGGCTGCCGCCGGGCTGTTTTATCCGCCCGATCCCGGCTCGATGAAAATCTCCACGATCGGCGGGAACGTGGCCGAAAACTCGGGCGGTTTGCGCGGGCTGAAATACGGCATCACGCGCAATTACGTGATGGGCCTCGAAGTCGTGCTGCCCGACGGCGAAGTGCTGTGGACGGGCAACAAATGCGTGAAGGACGTGGCAGGCTACTCGCTGCGCGACCTGTTCATCGGCTCGGAGGGCACGCTCGGCGTCATCACGCAAGTCCTGCTCAAGCTCATTCCCAAGCCCGCCGCAAAGAAGACGATGGTCGCCACGTTTGGGGCGATGGACGCCGCGGCGCAGACCGTCAGTGACATCATCGCCGCGCAGATCATCCCTTGCACGCTGGAGTTCCTCGACCGCACGACCATTCATTGCGTCGAGGATTACGCGAAGGTCGGCCTGCCGCTCGACTGCGAGGCGTTGCTGCTCATGGAGACGGACGGCCACCCCGCCGCGGTGGACGACGAAGCCGCAAAGATGGTCGAGCTGGCGAGGAAGAACGGGGCGATGGAAGTGCGCGTGGCGAAGGATGACGACGAAGCCACGAAACTCGCCGCCGCCCGCCGCAGCGCGTTCAGCGCGCTCGCGCGGGTTTCTCCCACGACCATCCTTGAGGACGCCACGGTGCCCCGCAGCGAGCTGGCGCGGATGATCCGCTTTGTCGAGGCCGTCGCGAAGAGGCACCGGCTGCGCATCGGCACGTTCGGCCACATGGGCGATGGCAACCTGCACCCGACGTTCCTGACCGACGAACGCAACGAGGAGGAGATGCAGCGCATCCACGAGGCGTTCAAGGAAATCTTCGACGAAGCCATCCGGCTCGGCGGCACCATCACAGGCGAGCACGGCGTGGGTGTGGCGAAGAAGGACTTCCTGCCGAAGTTTGCCGGCACCGCCCAGATGCGTGTGATGCGCGAACTGCGTCGCGCGCTCGATCCGAACGGGATTTTGAATCCGGGGAAGATGTTCGACTGAGGCCGCCGGGCGGAATCGCTATTGCGTCGAAGCGCGGCGAGGGTCCCAGTAGCGGGCGTTCTTGATGGCAAGCGCGTTTCCGGAACTGGGGTTCATCGGCGGGTTGATCTCATCGTCCTTGCGCGCCTCAGTGTGCCCATCGTTGAAGAGGACGATTCCGCGCCCGGCGTGGCGGCTGTGGTCGATCCCCTCGAAGCTGGCCGGTGCCACGCTCTGGTTCATGCCCGAGGCCGGATACCAAAGGCTTGTGCTCCACCTCCGGGCGGCCGTCGGCATCGCCTCGCCAGCGACAAGGCTCTCTTCCGGTTTCATGACATCCAAACGCCTGAATCGGTAAGTGCTGCGAAAAACCACCCCGGCGAGAGTCAGCGTGCTCTGAGCATTGGGGAACGGGCCGTGAAAAAAACCGTTGTAGCCGTAGCCCGCGAAGTGAACGTCGTAAGCCCATTGCCAAGTCACGCCCTGATCCGTGCGCGTGCCGCCGCCTTTGAGCACAGGGCAGCGAAAGATGTTCGAGTTGTTGTCCCGCCCCATGATCGCCGGCCCCCACCAGTCGGTCAGAATGGTGACGCTGCTCGGCTGCTGGCTGGCGTTGTTCCGGTGGTCCGGATACCGGTCGTCGTATTCGTCGGTGTAAAGTTGGAAGTAGGTGCCGATCTGCTTGTGGTTGTTCAAGCACGTGGTGCGGTGCGCCTTTTCCTTGGCCTTGGAAAGCGCGGGCAGAAGCATCGCCGCGAGGATGGCGATGATGGCGATGACGACGAGCAGCTCAATCAACGTAAACGCACGAGGCGACGGGCGGGTGCGCACGAGGGATGAGTTCGGCGAGATCATGGATTGAGGTGCCGAAGTTGATGTCATCATCGACCGCCCATGTCAATGGGCTGGTGGCGTGAAAAACACCGATCCCAGCACAGTATTGCTGGACGAGCCGATCCTCCCACGACGACACCCCGGCAGATCAAAATCGTCGCGTGTTCCGCCAGTGCGCAAGTTTTAGTGTTTGACCTCACGGGGCTGATTTTCTAAAAGGACTCCTAGCCAGACACTTCTTATGAATCGAATCGCCACTTCCGCAGGCTTGATCGCGCTCGGGGCCGTTGCCGCCGCGCCAGCCTCCGCACAAGATGACACCAAGCCGTGGAGCGTCTCCGGCTTGCTGCGCGGATTTTACGACGACAACTGGAACACCGCGCCGAGCGGCACGGGCTTGCGCCAGAGCAGCTACGGATTCGAACTGAGTCCCACGCTCGGCTACAAGCACGCCACGGGCCCCACGACGCTGACCGGCAGCTACACCTACGGGATCAAGTATTTCGAAAGCCGCCCGAGCAATAACGCCGACCACAGCCACCTCGCCGACGTGAAGCTCGAGCACAAGTTCCCCGAGCGCTACTCGCTGCAACTCACCGATTCGTTCGCGTCGTCGCAGGAACCCGGCGTGCTGGACCCCGCGAACGTGACCACGCCATTCCGGTCGAACGGCAACAACATCCGCAACACGGTCAGCTTGAATTTGGGCGCAGAGCTCACGCCGCTGTTCAGCCTGGTCGCAGGTTACAGCAACAGTTTTTACGATTATCAGGACACCGGCACGGACAGCCGCTCGGCGTTGCTCGACCGCACCGAGCACCTCGCGCGGCTCGACTTGCGCTGGAACGCCCGCACGGACCTCGTGGGAATCCTCGGCTACCAATTCGGTTACAACGACCAGACCAGCACGGACCAGATCACCACCACGGCCACGCCGCCCGGCCAGCCGGCGAGCGTCCGCGATGCGCGTTCGCAATACTTCTACGTGGGAGCCGATCACTTCTTCACGCCGCAGGTGCAGGGCAGCGCGCGCCTCGGCTTCCAATACACCGAGTATCCGAGCGCCCCGGCGGGACTCGTCAGCAGTTCGACGAGCCCTTACGTGGATATCAGCGGGACGTGGGAATACACGCAGGACGGCACCGTGCAACTCGGCATCAAGCACAGCCGCAACCAGACGGACGTCTCCAGCGGCGCGCAAGACGCTGAAAGCACCACGGTCTACGGGTCCATCAGCCACAACATCGCCTCCGTGCTGAAGACCAGCCTGATCGTGCAGTATCAGAACTCGAGCTTCCGCGGTGGCTTGTTCGACACGCTTTCGGACAATTTGTTCCTCGCGGGCTTGAACGCCAGTTACGAGATCATCAAGAACCGGCTGTCGGCCGAGGCGGGCTACAATTACGACCGCGTCGACTCCGACATCGCCGGCCGCAGCCTCTTCCGGCATCGGGTGTATATCGGATTGAAAGCCAGCTACTGAGCCGCCATCTTCTCTTCCAACTGGAGGCTGGATGTAATCGAGTCCAGCCTCCTTTTTTTTAGCGATGGATCCCGAACAATCCCAACCTTCCGGGGAGTCGAGGCTGCACTTTCTGGACTACTGGCGCATCATCCGCGTCCGCAAGCTCGTCATCCTCACGGTCTTCCTGCTCATCACGCTCACCACCACGCTCGTCACCTACTGGCTTCCCAAAACCTACATGAGCAGCGTCCGCATGGACGTGAAGAAAGACGAGACCATGCTCTCGAAGCTCAGCGGACAACCGACGATGAATGTCTTTGATCCGTTCTTCGTGCAGACGCAATTTGAGCGCATCCAGTCCAAGGACGTGCTGCACAAAGTCATCGAGGATCTCCGGCTGCAGGAGCGCTGGGCGCGACGGCAGAACATGCCGGAGCCGATGAAGAAGACCGACACGGAGACGCTGCTCAAGAAACGCATCGACCCGCGGCAGGTCCGCAACACGTCGATCATCGAGATCCGCGTCTACAGCGAGCTCAAGGAGGAAGCCGCCGAGATCGCGAACAAGATCGCCGATGTCTACAAATCCAACCGCGCCAAGGCCCGTGACCTTCAGACCACGCAGGGACTCAACGAACTCCGTGGCCAGCTTGCATCCAAGAGCAACGAAGTCGTCCAAGCCAAGATCCACCTCGACCAGGTCCGCACCAACCTGAACCTCGACATCATCACGCCCGAGACGGCGGCGGGCACACTGACCCTCGAGGTCGAAACAGTCCGGCAACTCGAAGTGCAGTTCAACAACGACAGCACCAAGCTCGTCGGCAAGGAGAAGATTCTCGCCGGGCTCACCAACAAGTCGGTCGCCCAGCTCCGTTCCTCGATTCACATTTTCGTGCCCGATGAAATCCTCGCCCGCCTCATCGCCACGCACACCCAGGCCGAACAGGAACTCGCCGCGCGCAAGGCCACGCTCGGTGTGGACAACCCGGACTACAAAAAGGCCCAGAGCATCCTCGACGCCGTGGACCGCCAGGTGGACGCGCGCGTGAAAGGCAACCTCGAGGGCATGCAAAACGAGCTCGAATCCCTTCGCGCCCAGCGTGATTCCCTGAAGGTCACGCTCGAGGCCGCGAAACTTCGCAGCCGCGAGGCCGCCCGCAAGAGCCGCGAGTATCTCGACGCCCTCGACAACCACGAGAAGCTCAAGCGCGTCCGCGACGTGATTGAGTTGAAGATTTTCCAGGAGGAGAGCGACGCCAAACTCTACAGCCCGGCCACCGTCGAGATCACCGACCCGGCGGAGATCATGGACCGGCCCGTGCTGCCGAAGATTCCCCTGAACATCGCGCTCGGCATCATCTTCGGCCTCCTGGTCGGCGTCGGGCTCGCGTTCTTCATCGAATATCTCGACACGAGCGTGAAAACCATCGACGACATCGAGCACTCGCTCCAGTCGCCGGTGCTCGGCGTCATTCCGCAGGATGTCGGTTTCCTCGGCGACGAGGGCCCCGAAAGCCCCAATTCCGAGGCGTATCGCATCCTGCGCACCAACGTTCTCTTCTCTCGCAAGGACCAGAAGCTCAACGCGCTCACCGTCGTGAGCGGCGGCGCGGGCGAGGGCAAATCCACCACCGTGCTCAACCTTGCGGTCACGTTTGCGCAGCAGGGCGCGCGCGTGCTGCTCGTGGATTCCGACCTGCGGCGGCCCAGCCTGCACCGGCGCCTCAACCTGTCGAACCAGGTCGGCCTCACCAACTTCCTCCTCAAGCAGAGCGAGTTGAAGGAGGTCATCCAGACCACAAGCGTCCCGGGGCTCGACTTCCTGCCCAGCGGCAAACTGCCCGCCAGCGCGATGAGCATCCTCAACACGCAACAGATGCGCGACTTCATCGCGAACGTGAAAAGCCGCTACGACTACGTCTTCTTCGACTCGCCTCCCATCATGGGCGTGAGCGACGCCTCCATCCTCATCAGCGAGGTCGACGTTGCGATCATGGTCATCCAATACCGGAAATACCCGCAGAGCATGGCCATCCGCGCACGACAGATGATCGAGAAATACGGCCACAACCTCCTCGGCGTCGTCCTCAACAACATCAACGTCTCGCAGGACGCCGGCTACTACTACTACGGCGGCGACTACTACGGTTATTACAACAAGTCCAGCCGCGACCGCGCAACGTCGGAGTCGAAACCCGCCGCCCCACAAACCGACAAGAACGGCCATCCGCCTTCAGCCACGGCGCCCGTAGACGACGCGTTCAATGCCGAGCGGAAGAAAACCAAGCCCGCGCCCGAGGGTCCTGGCCTTCACTCCAAATACTAGGTCGCACGCGAGCTTTCAGACTGGTAACTTTCCCGCGATGAATCGAACCAAGTTCCTCTCACTGCTCGCGAGCGGCGCCGCGGGAGCCTTCGCCGGCGGGTGCGAGAATACGAAACCAGGCCCGGTCGTCGTCCGCGACGTGTTCCCGACCGACCAGATTCGCGCCGAGGACAGGATCGTCATTGTCTTCAATGATGTTCCGTCCGTCGCGGGCGGGAGCCAGCTCGCCTTTGACGGTGCCGTCCCCGACGATGGCACCATCGCCCTGCCCTACAACAAGTCAGTGTCCGTCAAAGGCAGGACCACGACCGAGGTGCAGCAAGCCATCAAACCGCTCTACGTCCCGAGCATCTGGCTTACGCTCTCGCCCGTGGTCCGCATTCAGGAGCGTTACTTCTTCGTCTACGGCGAAGTCCGCCAATCCGGGCGATTCACTTACACGCAGGATTTGACCGTCCTCAAAGCCATCGCCACGGCCGGCGGATTCACGGATTTTGCGGATCGCACTGAAATTGAACTCACCATCTTCAACGGCAAGAAGCACACCATCAACGGCAAGGTCGCGGAGAAGAACCCCGCCTACGACCTGAAAGTGCTGCCCGGCGAGAAAGTCCACGTCCGGCGCCGGTTTTCGTGAATCGACCGCCACGGCGCGGGCAGATTCGTGACTGCCCCGTCAGCGACTCTGCCTGAACGCTTGATCCAGCTCCAAATCCTCGCGGGCGCGAGCGTTGGCACACGCGTCGCCGTCTCGCGCTTCCCGTTCTCCATCGGCCGCGCCGAAGCCGCGCACCTCCGTCTCGCAGACGCCGGAGTATGGGATCATCACCTCGAACTTGAACTCCGCGGAGACGGCGTCGAGGCACGTGTCCTCAGCCCCGCGCTTGCGACACTCAACGGCGAACCGCTCGCCACTGCGCGGTTGCGCAACGGAGACACGCTCCAACTGGGCTCCGCCACACTCCGCTTCTGGCTCGCTCAAGCCATCCAACGCGACCAAGTCGCCCGCGAGCGGCTGATTTGGGGATTCCTCGGTGCGCTCATCGCGGCTCAACTCGCCGTCATCGTCTGGCTCGCGCGTTGAGGCCCGCCGCTGCCGGGCCGACACTCAACGGGCCCATTGGTGGCCAAACCGCTTCCGTCGCTTTTCAAACCCGGACCGCCTCGACACTCCGTGGAAGGCCGAGTGCTGGCCGTCCTCCCGCGCGTGTCGCCCGGCTCCGTGCCGGCGCTCTGGACTGTGACTGGAGTCGCGTTCATTCTCCATCATCGGCGGCGGCGGCGCATTGTAGTTGAACCCCTCGGCGCGCTTGCGCACGAGGCCGCGGTTGATGAAGCGCTCAAGCGCGCGAAGTTCCGACTGGTCGTCCGGCGTCACGAAGCTGATCGCGTCCCCCACCGCGTGGGCGCGCCCCGTGCGGCCGATGCGGTGCACGTAATCCTCCGGGTGCATCGGGAAATCGAAGTTGACCACGTGCGAGATGCCGTCCACGTCAATGCCGCGCGCGGCGATGTCCGTCGCCACCAGCACACGCACGTCGCCGTCCTTGAAGTCGCGCAGCGCGCGGAGCCGCTGGTTCTGCGAACGGTTTGAATGGAGCGTGGCCGTGCGGATGCCGCCGCGTTCGAGTTGCTTCGCCAGCCGGTCGGCGGCGTGTTTCATCCGCACGAACACCAGCACCATGTTCATCCGGTGGTCCTGCAACAGGTGCTGCAGGAGCGCCACCTTGAGCCGCGCCGGGATTTCAAAAACGAACTGCGTGACCGTCTCGGCGGGATTCGCGCGCCGGCCGATCTGCACCACCTTCGGCGAGCGCTGGAACTCGTGCGTCAACCCCTCGATCTCACGTGACAGCGTGGCCGAGAACATCAGCGTCTGCCGGTGCTTGGGCAGTTGCCGGATGATCCGCCGGATGTCGGGCAGGAAGCCCATGTCGAGCATCCGGTCCGCCTCGTCCAGCACCAAGTGCGTCAAGCCGGTGAAATCCGCGCAGCCGCGCCCCATCAAATCCAGCAACCGTCCCGGCGTGGCAATGATGATGTCCACGCCCGACCGCAACGCCGCGATCTGCGGCGTCTCCCCCACCCCGCCGAACACCGTGGCGATTCGCAACGGCAGATGCCGGCCATAGGCGCGCACGTTCTCGTCAATTTGCACCACGAGCTCGCGTGTCGGCGCGAGGACCAGCACGCGCGTGCGGCGTTGCTGGCCCGCAAGCTTCGCGGCGAGCCTGGTGAGAATGGGCAGCGTAAAGGCCGCCGTCTTGCCCGTGCCGGTCTGCGCGATGCCGATGATGTCCTGCCCCGCGAGGACGAGCGGGATGGCCGCAACTTGGATGGGCGTGGGCTCGGTGTATCTGGCTTCGCGGATGGCAGTCAGGATGTGGGCGTCGAGCCCCAGTGCGTCAAACGACATAGACGCGAAGTATGGGCACGGCACGGGCCTGTGCACACAAGAAAAAGTGCCGAGGTGCGCCGCGACGCGTGTCAAATCCTGAAAGTCGTCGGCTCCACGCGAAGCGTCCCCGCGCTCGAGGCCGCGAGCCGCGATGCCGACGGGTTGGTGGCGCTGATGGCCAAGCAGGCGCTGGAAGAGATCAGGCAGCGGTCGCCGGGCCGCTCGGCGCGCTCACGGCACCCAGCCGATGAGCTTCGCGCCGCGGAGCATCCCATAGGCTAGGAGCCCGGTCAT from Verrucomicrobiota bacterium includes the following:
- a CDS encoding FAD-binding protein; its protein translation is MALTPDTINELRGCVGAESVLSSKEDLIPYAFDGTAALSQMPGCVVFAANGRQVADVLKLANDRRIPVVTRGSGTGLSGGSLPSPDCLVLCTVKMNRILEVDRANLTMLVEPGVTTLAVADAAAAAGLFYPPDPGSMKISTIGGNVAENSGGLRGLKYGITRNYVMGLEVVLPDGEVLWTGNKCVKDVAGYSLRDLFIGSEGTLGVITQVLLKLIPKPAAKKTMVATFGAMDAAAQTVSDIIAAQIIPCTLEFLDRTTIHCVEDYAKVGLPLDCEALLLMETDGHPAAVDDEAAKMVELARKNGAMEVRVAKDDDEATKLAAARRSAFSALARVSPTTILEDATVPRSELARMIRFVEAVAKRHRLRIGTFGHMGDGNLHPTFLTDERNEEEMQRIHEAFKEIFDEAIRLGGTITGEHGVGVAKKDFLPKFAGTAQMRVMRELRRALDPNGILNPGKMFD
- a CDS encoding polysaccharide biosynthesis tyrosine autokinase; the protein is MDPEQSQPSGESRLHFLDYWRIIRVRKLVILTVFLLITLTTTLVTYWLPKTYMSSVRMDVKKDETMLSKLSGQPTMNVFDPFFVQTQFERIQSKDVLHKVIEDLRLQERWARRQNMPEPMKKTDTETLLKKRIDPRQVRNTSIIEIRVYSELKEEAAEIANKIADVYKSNRAKARDLQTTQGLNELRGQLASKSNEVVQAKIHLDQVRTNLNLDIITPETAAGTLTLEVETVRQLEVQFNNDSTKLVGKEKILAGLTNKSVAQLRSSIHIFVPDEILARLIATHTQAEQELAARKATLGVDNPDYKKAQSILDAVDRQVDARVKGNLEGMQNELESLRAQRDSLKVTLEAAKLRSREAARKSREYLDALDNHEKLKRVRDVIELKIFQEESDAKLYSPATVEITDPAEIMDRPVLPKIPLNIALGIIFGLLVGVGLAFFIEYLDTSVKTIDDIEHSLQSPVLGVIPQDVGFLGDEGPESPNSEAYRILRTNVLFSRKDQKLNALTVVSGGAGEGKSTTVLNLAVTFAQQGARVLLVDSDLRRPSLHRRLNLSNQVGLTNFLLKQSELKEVIQTTSVPGLDFLPSGKLPASAMSILNTQQMRDFIANVKSRYDYVFFDSPPIMGVSDASILISEVDVAIMVIQYRKYPQSMAIRARQMIEKYGHNLLGVVLNNINVSQDAGYYYYGGDYYGYYNKSSRDRATSESKPAAPQTDKNGHPPSATAPVDDAFNAERKKTKPAPEGPGLHSKY
- a CDS encoding FHA domain-containing protein, translating into MDRHGAGRFVTAPSATLPERLIQLQILAGASVGTRVAVSRFPFSIGRAEAAHLRLADAGVWDHHLELELRGDGVEARVLSPALATLNGEPLATARLRNGDTLQLGSATLRFWLAQAIQRDQVARERLIWGFLGALIAAQLAVIVWLAR
- a CDS encoding DEAD/DEAH box helicase is translated as MSFDALGLDAHILTAIREARYTEPTPIQVAAIPLVLAGQDIIGIAQTGTGKTAAFTLPILTRLAAKLAGQQRRTRVLVLAPTRELVVQIDENVRAYGRHLPLRIATVFGGVGETPQIAALRSGVDIIIATPGRLLDLMGRGCADFTGLTHLVLDEADRMLDMGFLPDIRRIIRQLPKHRQTLMFSATLSREIEGLTHEFQRSPKVVQIGRRANPAETVTQFVFEIPARLKVALLQHLLQDHRMNMVLVFVRMKHAADRLAKQLERGGIRTATLHSNRSQNQRLRALRDFKDGDVRVLVATDIAARGIDVDGISHVVNFDFPMHPEDYVHRIGRTGRAHAVGDAISFVTPDDQSELRALERFINRGLVRKRAEGFNYNAPPPPMMENERDSSHSPERRHGAGRHAREDGQHSAFHGVSRRSGFEKRRKRFGHQWAR